A single window of Fischerella sp. PCC 9605 DNA harbors:
- a CDS encoding DUF937 domain-containing protein yields the protein MGLFFDVLSAINNPNQQGSVTQLESITNSIQQLATSRGIQPSQMQTVMSVLGNVLRPALQKQQSTLGGNQLQNLIGQAIGTSASASGLQSLMSPQLQQQIVQTVSQRTGLSPNAIQAALPTLTSAVMGLLNMGTTKPGVSGSNSILSTFLDSDRDGDTDLGDVLRFANRFLNPSAI from the coding sequence ATGGGACTTTTTTTTGATGTTCTAAGTGCAATTAACAACCCCAATCAGCAGGGAAGCGTGACTCAACTAGAGTCAATCACAAACTCAATTCAGCAATTAGCAACTAGTCGAGGAATTCAGCCATCTCAAATGCAAACTGTGATGTCAGTGTTAGGCAATGTGCTGCGTCCTGCACTACAGAAACAGCAGTCAACCTTGGGTGGCAATCAATTACAGAATCTCATTGGTCAAGCCATTGGTACTAGTGCGAGTGCATCTGGGCTGCAATCTCTGATGTCGCCTCAGTTGCAACAGCAAATCGTTCAAACAGTTTCTCAAAGAACAGGACTAAGCCCGAATGCGATCCAGGCTGCTTTGCCAACACTAACTTCAGCAGTGATGGGTCTGCTAAATATGGGTACTACTAAACCTGGTGTTTCAGGCTCAAACTCTATCTTGAGTACGTTTTTAGATAGCGATCGCGATGGCGACACAGACCTAGGTGATGTTCTGAGATTTGCCAATCGTTTTCTTAATCCATCCGCCATATAG